A window of the Corythoichthys intestinalis isolate RoL2023-P3 chromosome 6, ASM3026506v1, whole genome shotgun sequence genome harbors these coding sequences:
- the LOC130917134 gene encoding uncharacterized protein LOC130917134 produces MLVHYYLALLYLWMTKETLCYTDTKVHFEFNNVTLGKSHALKCYYNCSVAFVRGCWSKTSDNSVCLGEINHKSCRVTLHLPVVSSEDLKYNYTCYTKITDDPQLRQKTQLVVSLYVKGDRSAQTWTVAPSNIPAKPRDPNGAWKFTEIRVLATFSIAVVTALIALIVYLRVNRNRCSRNGDHDDDEHVDDGSRSGSLLHSRDVLTTVNVSSSFQSEQPTLRIASPDNESLNEVPYAEIVISVRGVSTPELTQVNLTTEDSQQWRGCESMGHMLASRSIDRLHLPQPREVSRKMSTNSEYAVITYA; encoded by the exons ATGCTGGTCCATTATTATTTAGCACTGCTTTATCTGTGGATGACCAAAG AAACTTTGTGTTATACGGACACCAAGGTGCACTTTGAGTTCAACAATGTCACATTGGGGAAATCTCATGCACTGAAATGCTATTACAACTGCTCTGTTGCATTTGTTCGGGGCTGTTGGAGCAAAACGTCTGATAACTCAGTCTGCCTCGGGGAAATAAACCACAAATCCTGCAGAGTAACTCTTCATCTGCCCGTTGTTTCATCTGAAGATCTCAAGTACAACTACACTtgttatacaaaaataacagatgACCCACAGCTTCGCCAAAAAACTCAGCTTGTTGTATCGCTATATGTTAAAG gTGACAGAAGTGCCCAAACATGGACAGTTGCCCCAAGTAATA TTCCTGCTAAGCCAAGGGATCCAAATGGAG CTTGGAAGTTCACAGAAATTCGAGTTTTGGCAACTTTCTCCATCGCTGTGGTCACGGCATTGATTGCACTGATAGTTTATCTACGTGTTAACCGTAACCGATGCAGCAGGAATG GAgatcatgatgatgatgaacaTGTTGATGATGGTTCCAGATCAgg ATCACTCCTGCATTCCAGAGATGTGTTGACAACCGTGAATG TGTCATCGTCATTCCAAAGTGAACAACCGACTTTAAGGATTGCTTCGCCAG ACAATGAGAGTCTAAATGAGGTTCCATATGCTGAAATCGTGATTTCAGTCAGAGGTGTGAGTACACCAGAACTCACTCAAGTCAACTTGACAACAGAAGACTCACAGCAA TGGCGAGGCTGTGAATCGATGGGTCACATGCTGGCCTCTCGCTCGATTGATAGGCTTCACCTCCCGCAGCCGAGAGAGGTCAGCCGCAAGATGAGCACCAACTCCGAGTATGCAGTCATCACGTACGCCTGA